One window of the Rhipicephalus microplus isolate Deutch F79 chromosome 2, USDA_Rmic, whole genome shotgun sequence genome contains the following:
- the LOC119169442 gene encoding uncharacterized protein LOC119169442, with amino-acid sequence MIALKSFVVALFVLAAMCSLAAAQFGYGGGYGGGYGGGYNRGYGGGYGGGFNRGYGGYGGGFNRGYGGGYGFGR; translated from the coding sequence ATGATTGCCCTGAAGTCCTTCGTAGTGGCCCTCTTCGTGCTGGCTGCTATGTGCAGCCTCGCAGCAGCCCAGTTCGGCTACGGTGGTGGATACGGAGGTGGCTATGGCGGTGGCTACAACCGTGGATATGGAGGAGGCTATGGCGGTGGCTTCAACCGCGGATACGGAGGCTATGGTGGAGGCTTCAACCGTGGATACGGAGGAGGTTATGGATTCGGCCGCTGA